One Eisenibacter elegans DSM 3317 genomic window, AATGGGCGCGTTTCGGGTGTCCGCACTAATGGCCTGCCCACAACTATCGATGCCTTCAGGCGAAATACAGATGGAAACGATTTTTATTTGCTCATCCTCAGCGCTCAGGCTCAGCGACTGCTGTATGGCAGCTTCTTTGGGAGCGTAGGCGGAAGAGGTAACCACGTCGATGGGGGTACTTGCCGTTTCAACAAACGCGGTGTAATCTTTCACGCTGCCTGCGCTTGTTCGCCCTCTGGCAGCGCCAATACCAATGAGTTTCCGACTACGCCGGGTGTATGGTCACGCTTCAACCGCAGCACCAACTGCAATGCGGTGGCCTTTAAGTTTGATACTCAGGCCTTGGTGCCTGATTTTCAGATTATCAACCCCAATACCCTCAACCCCATCACTGCCGGGTGTTTGCCCTTGAGCGTGATTTTACGGTATACCGGCACATCTGCCAGCAGGGTTGTCTGGCGTTTGTCAGATGGAACAAGCCTAGGCTCAGGCAATGAAATACGCTATACCTTTACCGACCCCGGCACCTTTACCATTCTCCTCGATGCCTTCAATGATGCGGCCTGTGTTACCAATGCGCGTATCGACAAACAGCTGGTAGTCTTGGGGGCTGCTGTCAGCATTAGCCCCGACCAGGACCTGTGCCGAGGAGAGTCTGTACAGTTGGAAGCTTTTTCGCCCAAAGCCCTGAGCTACCGTTGGTCTCCAACAACGGGCTTGAGCAATCCGAATATAGCCAACCCGGTAGCGTCTCCTACACAAGACACCCGCTATACCGTAACGGTGCAAGATACCGACGGCTGCGATATTAGCAATACGGTCAATATCAGACTGATAGCCCCGGTAAGTGCCGATTTTGCTATCGTGGCAGAGGGTGAATGCGCCCAACAAACTGCCGTAACATTCCAAAATAATACGGATGCCGACACGTTTTTTTGGGATATGGGCGATGGCACTGTACTCAATGGCGCTGCACCCGAACGCTATGTTTATGCCCAAGGGGGCAATTATCAAATCCGCTTTACAGCCATTCGGGGCAACTGCCAAGATAGCTTCACACAAGAGCTCCTGATAGAAGACAATCTCAGCGCCTTACCCAATGTAATTACTCCCAATGGTGACGGCAGAAATGATACTTTTGTCTTACCCAATCGTTCGGGGTATAGCATCAAAATCTATAACCGATGGGGGCAAGAAGTTTTTAGCAGTGATGCCTACAACAATGACTGGGGAACCAATGCCAATACGGGTACTTACTACTATGTACTCCGCTCTCCGCAAGGGGTTTCGTGTAAGGGCTGGATAGAGGTCGTCAAATGAAGAGCAGCTCAGCGGTGTGTTAGGGAATTATATCCAATCAAAATTAGTTTGGAAAATGTATGTGCCACACTACACCACTGGACATAATAAGCTGAGGCCTCATTTTGGAGGTAAAATGAGACTTAACCCATAGGTTTAACTATGGGGTTTGAAAAACGTCCAGTGGCGTGTGCTGAAAGGCCTTGGCTATCAAAAAATCAACGTCAGTGAAGCCCCAAACCAAGTACACCTTGGTATAATGGCACAAAATACCTGTTTAAACACATAATGAACTTCTGATTTTATGACTACACTTCCCAAACTCCGCATCGATATTGTCTCTGATGTGGTTTGTCCGTGGTGTTATGTAGGGCGCAGGCGTATGGCCAAGGCGCTGGCACAGATCCAAACACCTTACGAACTACAGATTCATTGGCGGCCTTTCGAACTCAATGGCCAGTTGCCGGCCACAGGCCTTCCATTCAAACCATATATGTTGCAGAAGTTTGGCAGTGAGGCACAGCTCGAAGCGATGCTTGCTCAGATGACCCAAGTGGGAGAAACAGAAGATATTGACTTCCGCTTCGACCTTGTGGGCTATGCCCCCAATACTTTTGAAGCACACCGCCTACTCTGGTGGGCGGCTACTCATAACCAACAAGAGGCCTTGGCCGAAGCGCTCTTTGCAGCATATTTCACCCAAGGGCAAGATGTGGGCAATCGTGATACCCTCATCAGCATTGCGGCTGGAGTAGGGCTGACTGAAGCTGAAGCTTTTCTACAAAGCACAGAAGGCCTGCGTGAAGTTCGACACGAGCAACAGGCTTACCAACGGGCCGGTATCCGAAGTGTGCCGGCTTATATCCTGAATGAAAAATACTTAATCCAAGGAGCACAACCACCAGCACTCTTCTTAGAGACCTTTGAGAAGGTTTTGGCAGAATAAACCGATTTACGATTTGGGATTTGGGATTTACGATTTACAATTCGTCCATCGTCCATCCCAAATCATCAATCGTCCGTCGTTAGATTAGTTTGATTTCGAACTCCACCCTTCGGTTGATGCGGCGGTCATCCTCATTATTTTCCTGTACAATAGGTCGGGAGCTGCCATACCCTTCGGCCTCTATCCTGTCTGGGCGGAGCTTACCGCGCTCTACGATATAATCTCGGATAGCTTGCGCACGCTTCTGTGAGAGGGCTAAGTTGGCGTTAGGGTCTCCTGTACCGTCAGTATGGCCAGAGATTTTCAGCCCTAGGCGCGGATGGTCTACCAAGAACGTAACCAATTTATCGAGGTCGCGTTTCATTTCGGGTGTTACATCCCATTTCCCCCCTTCAAACTTGACTGTACTAAACTCCCACTTCTTAAATTTCATCGAAGGGGTAGACACATTGATGACCGTATCGCCTTTGAGCAAAAACTCCCGTTCGACCCTGAAAAAGTCTTCTCCTGTGATGATGATAAGATAATTGTTATTCTTAATCAGGTCAAATTGGTAAGAGCCATCAGGTCGGAGGTATTTGGGAGCCACTTCTATGCCATTGTCAAGGTCTATGATGGAGACAATACCGGTGAAGGCCTCACCCGTGATCGAATCCGTAACCACTCCGGCGATGGTTACATCGGCCAGTGGCTGGGCTTCCATCGGGAGCGGAAAGGTGTAGAGATTCATTGAGTTGACCGTATCCTTAAGCTCTTCGACATAAAAAGTATCAAGCTTGGCAAAGTAGAGGTACTCCGACCGATCGTCTATCGTAAAATAATATTCGTTGGTGGCTTGGTTGATAAGCGGTCCAGTATTGCGTGGCTCGTTCCAGTAGTGTATGGTATCTTTTGGGGTAATGAGGGTCGCCCTTCGGGAGAGGTAGATATCAAAATTACCAAACCCAAAAAGCTGGCCATTGGAACTAAAATAGAGTACGTGGTGCTTGGGGTGATAAAAGGGGCTGATTTCGCTTTGGCGCGTATTGATGACCGGTCCCATATTGCGCGCCCGCGCCCAAGACTTCCCGTCCCAAGAGCCATCAACAGCCCGCTGTTTGAAGGTATAATAAATGTCCGACATCCCGAAGCCCCCTAGGCGATCAGAGGCAAAGTAGAGGGTATCTTCTGAGTGGGAGAGGCTTGGGTGAGAGTCCCAAGTCATACTATTGACATTGCTGCCTAGGTTTCGCACATTGACCCACTGCCCCTTATCATTCAGCTCAGCCATATACAAGTCGCAGTTGCCGAAGCCGTCGGGCGCTTCGCAGCGCGAGAAGTAGATGGTCTTGCCATCCTTTGAGAGGCAGGCCGAACCTTCGTTATAGTCGGAATTGAGCGCTGTCAGGGGCTCTGCCCGTGTCCATTTGACGGTGTCAATGACGGAGCCTTCATCCGTTTTGACGATATAGGCCGTATCAGCCTTGGAGGAGATATAGAGGTCCTCGTCCATCCGACGACGCATATTCTGACGGTTGTTAGAAGCCACATCCATCACAGAGCCTTTGCGCTGAGAGGTGAAAATCAGGATAACACGGCCATCGGAGCGGCGGGTGATGGTGGGGCCATAGTCGCTGTAAGGCGAATTGACTTCCTTGCCGATGGCGTTTTGAATGCCCACAGGCACAAAAAGCGTATCGATAGCCTTTCGGGCCTGAATCATTTCGTAATAGTGCTCCAAGGGCAGGTAGCGGTCGCGTTCGTTGGTCGTGAGCGAGTCATAAAAACGCATCAATTTCTCAGGGTCACGGCTGCGGTGATGCTTGAGCACGTACTGATAACAACCCTTGGCTTGGGCAGTATAGCCCAAGGCCTCGGCGGCCTTACCCAAACGCCATAGCAGGTAAGTGTCTTTGTAAAAATTTTCAATCCCAAAATTGGCTACATAATCATAAAGCGCTGCGTGCATATTGACCAAATCGTCGGCTTTCTCAAACTTTTCGATGCTTTGCAGGCCAGCAGCAGACTGGTAGTAGTTCACCCGATTGAGATTGGGAAAGTGTACCAAGGGTTTGGTACGGTCGGTCAAAGTGGCAGATTTTAAGTCTACATCATCAGGCTGGTTTTTGGTTTTTTTCTGGGCATAGCTTGTCCCCGCTACCCCTAAGGCATAAAAAAAACAAGGCATATAAGCCATAATCGCTTCATTTCCATAGCGTTTGTGTCTGCTTAGCTGTTTTGGGTTTTGGTTTATTCTCTTCAATTAACGTACTTTGCATGCTAAAGTATACACAAAGTATCCGACCAAGCTGGGCAACTGCCAAAAGTACACATTTTTGTCCGAACATTGCTTTGGCACATCACTTGAGAAAACCGAATATGTATCAGGTGGTTTTGCTAAATTTATGCCAAAACCCATTAACGGCACGCAAATACAATATGCACAATTCAAAGAATTCATATTTCAACACCCTGCTTTTGAACGAAGATAACGAAGACACCCTCGACAATGTAATGCCTTTGCTCTCTTTTGATGAAGAAGATAGCGCCGACGACGAAGCGCTCAATGGTCTAGATCATCTACCTATACTCCCCCTCAAAAATGCGGTGCTATTCCCCGGAGTAGTGTTGCCGGTAACGGTTACCCGCTCTCGCGCCATCAAACTTATCAAGCAAGTATATAAAGAAAGCCGTTATCTGGGCGTAATTGCACAGCAAAACCCCCAACTCGAAGATGAACCCAACGCCAAAGATTTGTACCAAGTAGGTACGATCGGCTATATCCTCAAGATGTTGGTGTTGCCCGACGGCAACATCACGGTCATCCTTCAAGGCAAGAACCGCTTTGAGGTAGCCAAATTTTATGATGAGGGTAAGTTTATTGAAGCCGATATAGAGGCGCTTTCGGAGCAGTTTCCGGCCAAAAGCAACAAGCAAAACAAGGCCCTGATGCGCTCGCTCAAAGAATCAGCGCTCAAAATCCTTAAACTCAACCCCGAAATTCCGCAAGAGGCACAGATAGCCATCGAGAATATCGAGAACCTCAATTTCTTGACACACTTCTTGGCCTCTAATGTCAATGCCGAAACAAGCGAAAAGCAGGATATCCTCGAAACAGATGACGGCACCGAGCGCGCTACCAAGCTCCTAGGCTTGATGATGCGCGATATCCAACTGCTCGAAATAAAACAGGATATTCAGAACAAGGTCAACTCTGACATTGATCAACAACAACGCGACTACTTCTTGCGCCAACAAATACGCGTGCTCCAAGAAGAACTAGGCGACGGTGTATCAGCAGATGAAGAGCTAGCCTCACTCCGCGAGAAAGCCCGCAAGAAAAAATGGCCACGAGAAGTAGCCTTACATTTTGAAAAGGAGCTGGACAAGGTGCAGCGTATGAGCCCTATGTCTGCGGAGTATCCCGTAGCCATCAACTATGTAGAGCTATTGGTAGAGCTGCCTTGGAATCAGTACACAGAGGACAACTTCGACCTTGACCGAGCCAAAAAAATTCTGGATAAAGACCACTACGGTCTCGAAAAAGTAAAAGAACGTATCATTGAGTATTTGGCCGTACTCAAACTCAAAAACGACCTACGCGGCCCTATCCTATGCCTCTACGGCCCTCCGGGCGTAGGCAAAACCTCCTTGGGGCGCTCTATCGCCACTGCCCTTGGACGGAAGTATACGCGCTTGTCTTTAGGGGGGCTACACGATGAGGCCGAAATACGCGGCCACCGCAAAACCTACATCGGCGCGATGCCCGGGAAGCTGATCCAGAACATCAAACGGGCGCAATCCTCAAATCCTGTATTCATCTTGGACGAAATCGACAAGGTTTCGTCAGATATGCGTGGAGATCCAGCATCGGCTCTGCTCGAAGTGCTTGACCCAGAGCAGAATAACAGCTTTATGGACAATTACCTCGACCTACCCTACGACTTGTCGAAGGTGCTCTTCATTGCTACGGCCAACAGCCTCGATACCATTCACCCAGCCCTGCGTGACCGAATGGAAATCATTGAAGTTACGGGCTATACCCTCGAAGAGAAAATCGAAATAGCCAAAAAACACCTTATCCCCAAGCAACGCAAAGAACACGGTCTTCATCCCAAAGATGTCAAAATAGACAACAAGGCCATCCGCAAGGTCATTGAGGGCTACACCCGTGAGTCGGGAGTCCGTAACTTAGAGCGCCAAATGGGGGCTTTGTTACGAAAAGCAGCCAAATCGATTGTGATGGGCGAGAAATATGAAAAAACCATCCGCGAGAAAGATGTTCCCGTGCTGTTGGGGGCTGAGATATTTGACAAAGAAATCTACGAGACCGAAACCGTCGCCGGAATTGTTACGGGGCTGGCTTGGACACCCGTGGGCGGGGAAATATTGGTCATCGAGTCGAACCTCAGCCGGGGCAAAGGCCGCCTGATTACCTCGGGCTACCTAGGAGAGGTGATGAAAGAATCTGCCACTACAGCGCTTTCTTTCCTCAAATCTATCGCCGAAGAGCTCTCGATTGATTACCGCGTTTTTGAGCATTTTGACTTACACATACACGTTCCCGCCGGTGCTGTACCCAAGGACGGCCCCTCTGCCGGTATTACTATTCTGGTGTCTTTGGCCTCGGTCTTTACCCAACGCAAAATCAAAGAGCGCCTCGCAATGACTGGTGAAATCACCCTGCGTGGCAGGGTATTGCCTGTGGGTGGTATCAAAGAGAAAATCTTGGCCGCACGCCGTGCCGGAATTACGGAGATTATCTTGTGTAGCAAAAATAAACGCGACATCGAAGAAATCAACGCCGACTACCTCAAAGAGCTGACCATCCACTACGTAGATTATGCTCACGAAGTCCTCGAAATAGCCCTGTTGCCCGAAAAGGTGCAGAAAACCATCAATCTCAGCATCATAGAGCCCAATGCGGCGCTAAGCAAAACAGAGTAAGCAACAACAGCCTTTCTAAGCTTCCAAACTTAGAAAGGCTGTTTTATTTGGGCATCCCCAATCAAAATTGGTTTGGGAAATGTATACCCTGAAAATCCTCGATAATCAAAAAAATCAAATCCTGTCCATCCTCAAACCAAGTGAATCTTGGTACAAATGTGTGTTGGCATCAAGCACCATATCCCCTCAATCAATTACTTCAAACGAGAGTACATCAAGCAGTACATCATTGAAGATCACCTCTACCTTCCACGAGCCTCTGGGGCTATCAGGTTTGAGGTCTAGGGTGCTGTGTGCTCTATACCAGCCAAGGGCGATGGTCGGTTCTATCTTTAGGACAGGGTTGCGCTCTAGGCTGCCATCGGGGCGGAGCCAACGCCACTGTATTTTACCTGAGCGCTCCTTGGCAATCAAATCCCAAAAAGAATAGCTGATTACCCGTGTGTCTCGACTGATAGAAAACTGGGTTTTATTATTTTGGGGTGTTTTGCGGTCGTCTTTACCAAGGAGGGTGGTCAGCTGTGTACGGAAATGCCCATAACTGACTTTGAGCGGGGTGCTTTGTTTTTTGACCTCATCGACCAAAACATCAACGCGCCACCCATCGCTCACCGACATAGTCAGGGGCAAGGGCAGGACGAGTTGTGCGTAGACTGTCGTGCGGCTTCCGTCTTTATTGATTTCGCATTCGTGTCTGGTATAAAGTTGGCCTTGGGGGTCGTATATTTCTAGCGCCAGCGTGTGTTGTCGCTGTACCTTGGTCAGGCTGACGGCAATGCCGATAGAAGTTTGGAGGAACAGGCGAACTTCTTTGACGCTGGCTGTCATCACATTTGCCCCGGCTAGCTCTAAAACACCGGAGGGGTTGCGCGGGCTGAGCTGGTCGTTGAGCGCTACCTGTATCTGCCCGGCATAGGGCACAGGCTTGGAAGGGTTCAATACCTGATAGGCAACGAAAAAAAATAAGGGCGCAGCAACGGCCAATACCAGCAATAGGTTACGGCGTTGTGTGGCCTTGAGGGCTTTTTGTTGGCGCTCTGTTTCTAAAATTCTGTAAGCATCTTCCACCTTGGAAGGTTCAATACCGAGACCATCGGCCATACGCTTGACATCAGAAAGGTTGAGTTTTTGTTGCTCGTCTTGAGAAAGTCGGTGCGCCAACTCGATGATGCGTTGCAGGTCTTTGTCGTTGATTTGTTGAGAAGAGGGCATAGGCTCGTACAGTTAGTAGGGAGGTGAAAATAGGGTAGATGGTCAATAAAATAACACAAAAACAAATCCAATCAACCAGCGCTATACGATGGAGGAAAAGAGGTGCGGCGTTGGTGGGGATGTTACTAGGACGTTTTTTTGCGTACCTTTGTTTTGTATTTGTCCAGCGCAAACCGTCGGGGACAATAAGACACCCATATCAAATATCGATTAGTTCAAAAAACAGCTATATGAGTCGTACAGAATTAGGACAACTTGGGGAGTTTGGCTTGATAGACCGCCTTACCCAACAGCTTTCGTTTACACATCCACACACCACCTTTGGCATTGGCGATGATGCCGCAGTGCTTCAAAACGGCAGCGACAAACAAACGCTGGTGTCGACGGATATGTTGGTAGAAGGCATCCATTTTGACCTAAGCTATGTTCCCCT contains:
- the lon gene encoding endopeptidase La, which encodes MHNSKNSYFNTLLLNEDNEDTLDNVMPLLSFDEEDSADDEALNGLDHLPILPLKNAVLFPGVVLPVTVTRSRAIKLIKQVYKESRYLGVIAQQNPQLEDEPNAKDLYQVGTIGYILKMLVLPDGNITVILQGKNRFEVAKFYDEGKFIEADIEALSEQFPAKSNKQNKALMRSLKESALKILKLNPEIPQEAQIAIENIENLNFLTHFLASNVNAETSEKQDILETDDGTERATKLLGLMMRDIQLLEIKQDIQNKVNSDIDQQQRDYFLRQQIRVLQEELGDGVSADEELASLREKARKKKWPREVALHFEKELDKVQRMSPMSAEYPVAINYVELLVELPWNQYTEDNFDLDRAKKILDKDHYGLEKVKERIIEYLAVLKLKNDLRGPILCLYGPPGVGKTSLGRSIATALGRKYTRLSLGGLHDEAEIRGHRKTYIGAMPGKLIQNIKRAQSSNPVFILDEIDKVSSDMRGDPASALLEVLDPEQNNSFMDNYLDLPYDLSKVLFIATANSLDTIHPALRDRMEIIEVTGYTLEEKIEIAKKHLIPKQRKEHGLHPKDVKIDNKAIRKVIEGYTRESGVRNLERQMGALLRKAAKSIVMGEKYEKTIREKDVPVLLGAEIFDKEIYETETVAGIVTGLAWTPVGGEILVIESNLSRGKGRLITSGYLGEVMKESATTALSFLKSIAEELSIDYRVFEHFDLHIHVPAGAVPKDGPSAGITILVSLASVFTQRKIKERLAMTGEITLRGRVLPVGGIKEKILAARRAGITEIILCSKNKRDIEEINADYLKELTIHYVDYAHEVLEIALLPEKVQKTINLSIIEPNAALSKTE
- a CDS encoding DsbA family oxidoreductase; the encoded protein is MTTLPKLRIDIVSDVVCPWCYVGRRRMAKALAQIQTPYELQIHWRPFELNGQLPATGLPFKPYMLQKFGSEAQLEAMLAQMTQVGETEDIDFRFDLVGYAPNTFEAHRLLWWAATHNQQEALAEALFAAYFTQGQDVGNRDTLISIAAGVGLTEAEAFLQSTEGLREVRHEQQAYQRAGIRSVPAYILNEKYLIQGAQPPALFLETFEKVLAE
- a CDS encoding OmpA family protein, with the protein product MAYMPCFFYALGVAGTSYAQKKTKNQPDDVDLKSATLTDRTKPLVHFPNLNRVNYYQSAAGLQSIEKFEKADDLVNMHAALYDYVANFGIENFYKDTYLLWRLGKAAEALGYTAQAKGCYQYVLKHHRSRDPEKLMRFYDSLTTNERDRYLPLEHYYEMIQARKAIDTLFVPVGIQNAIGKEVNSPYSDYGPTITRRSDGRVILIFTSQRKGSVMDVASNNRQNMRRRMDEDLYISSKADTAYIVKTDEGSVIDTVKWTRAEPLTALNSDYNEGSACLSKDGKTIYFSRCEAPDGFGNCDLYMAELNDKGQWVNVRNLGSNVNSMTWDSHPSLSHSEDTLYFASDRLGGFGMSDIYYTFKQRAVDGSWDGKSWARARNMGPVINTRQSEISPFYHPKHHVLYFSSNGQLFGFGNFDIYLSRRATLITPKDTIHYWNEPRNTGPLINQATNEYYFTIDDRSEYLYFAKLDTFYVEELKDTVNSMNLYTFPLPMEAQPLADVTIAGVVTDSITGEAFTGIVSIIDLDNGIEVAPKYLRPDGSYQFDLIKNNNYLIIITGEDFFRVEREFLLKGDTVINVSTPSMKFKKWEFSTVKFEGGKWDVTPEMKRDLDKLVTFLVDHPRLGLKISGHTDGTGDPNANLALSQKRAQAIRDYIVERGKLRPDRIEAEGYGSSRPIVQENNEDDRRINRRVEFEIKLI